Part of the Lycium ferocissimum isolate CSIRO_LF1 chromosome 6, AGI_CSIRO_Lferr_CH_V1, whole genome shotgun sequence genome, TTCTACCTTCATCTCACTTTCCAAGAGTTAGATACCCAAAAGGTTCAACATGTATATGCTTCGACTAGGAAGCGCACAATATATCAATCTAGACAATATACTCCAACAAGGAGGCTAATTCAACAACACATGATTCAGGCCTAAATTACCTCATGCCAAAACCGAGAATAACAAATTAAAACCTAAATCAATTCCATCATCTTCTTAAATGATGATTCCACAAGTGGTTGTTTTCGAGTTTCAAGCGTAAAATATAGTTCTTCCGCTAGACATCAAAATAGCACAGATCTTTTAACCCAATAAGAATATAACATCAATGTACGATAATTCTTAATTCACTACAAGAGACCCTCAATTGTTCACTTTATCCTAACCTCCAGTCCTTGAAACATATTACATCTTAATTATTCCTTTCATCCTAACAAGATTTCAGCAGAGTTTTCATTGTAACAAGGACTACTTTTGTCTTTATACCTGtctcaatttatcaacaacGAAACTCTACATCGACCATATATACCAAGCACCTACAATACAATTTCAGCGACTCTGTACCATCCATCAAATTACACATCACAATAATGTGCACTCCATAACACCATTGTTCACTTGGTTAACATCTACAACACGAGTTAAAGTCATCTCCATAAAGCACGAGTAACGAACACGTCAGAATGATCCTAAAGGAAGTTCAAGCTCTACAGCataatctagaatcaagaagaatgagaaacacctaAAATGTACTGGTAGTCATTCATCTATACATGTGGCCAGCCTGCATGAagaagactccactagacacagctccacagacGTACACAACCTAGGACACGtataaacctaggctctgataccaagcttgtcacgccccaaaacccaccctaggggtaacaggcatccgatacaatgaacaacaccggaagcaccttataaaatcaataaatgtCTAATCTCCTTCgaaaatcttttaataattatgaaaacCACTCATTAATAAATTAGATAAAAGAGCGATCATACTTTGATATAATCCAGCGGAAGTCAAATCAGAAACTTAGTAAATAAATGTGGCAAAATACACAACGAGTCACACAGAACTCCAACACACTGCCTACAATCTGACTActgtctatggagcttctaagataataaagagtgtctaaaaacatcgggacgcagcccgaaactaaaatacgaaaagtaaagatagaatggtgccccacgaacaatcatgtgggctcaccgaatagtctcgaaagcagcaagttctcttaagtcgtaggcgtatcgtgaacctgctcctcaatgatacctaacataccataaaaaaaacaatggtatgcctgagtactgggtactcaataagtgtctaaggggcaatatTTAATAAAAACCAAAGTAAGATAGAAAAATCAATACAATGATATCAAAAGAAACAGTTCGAACTCCAGGGATTAAGTAAGCTAGTAAACTAGGGAAATCACCAATAAGAGTCAACATACAGGAATATATCAAGTTCCACTTATGTTATCGTTCACATCATTCTGTGTTTCATTTACGAACTCAAGGTTTCCACAAGCAACTCACAGGCGACAAAGATacaaaacaagccactcacaggcaaatcAATCAGccgatactccgggctaggaaacaacggaggctaatcgtcctctggactagcacagcaatagatactccgggctaggaagcaacggaggtcaatcatcctctagactgacacagcaatagatactccgggctaggaagcaacggaggtcaattATCCTttggactgacacagcaatagatactccgtTCTAGGAAGCAACGAAGGTCAATtatcctctggactgacacagcaatactCGTAttgatacgttaggatccataacggctaatcatcctctggactagcacagcttgcccatacaggcccaaacacaaacaaaatacaaatcatggcatattaccaaatcatcaatcatggcttagagccgaatctcacttctcaagtcatcatctcaaaatagaggcatttcaagtcataaccgatttagaatcttattcaaatctcttattcaatttcaagttcaagaacccattcaacaacaaaaaaagtttAAGTTCCaaactttagaaaaataagttcaatcatccaataatgggaaaaacgagtttcacaaagtagtatagttcatataaggttcgatgcgggcttgaccaTAAACACacatgaccttgtctaaaagaaatcatctttaattccaaaagaactcccaccaaacaagagttataacttatacaaacaatcaaggaaggattctcaaatacaaatcatgctttcacaatataaacgtacttcaaaagtagacatacttgaaaagacgatttttgaaatatagacatacctcaaatcccgctcaaaCGTTATTCCCAAGGTTctacaatcacactacaatggttttagataaGAAAGATTAGAGCTTTGATCTAATTCTACCCATATACCCCCTTTATagaaaaattagggttttcaTGACTAGAACGTattcttgaacacttcatgaatcaaTCATGGATTCTAATCCCATAGGATAACCTATACTAGACTAACCCTTTCAATAACATAAGAAGAGTCAAGGATCATACCTTTGTCGAAGGAATCTCAACGTCTCCAAacgtccctttcttcttctcttacttgggtttcaagaatcttgggtatttggaagatgaactagtgttaatttgagGCTAGATTAATgaagtaatgatgggaattgatcaacatcttaccttatatgttttggggaaaccctagggttgttcctctcaaaaagtcggccaaaacgaagtgggaatgaatataacgaagttaggcttttataaaatttaggaaaaatcGCTTTAGGCATAAAATGGCCTGGTGCGTCGCCTGGGGCATCGCCCAGGGTGGCGTACGATTAATCTATTTTGGCAGCgacaaaattttgaatttcctGAAAATTTGGCCTGGGGCACCGCCCTGGGCGCTGCGCACTCCTAATTTTTACATTGCACAGATgatgttcagtaaaatgggcataactcctagcacagagctccaTTGGAGCTGGGCGACCTACTGTTGGAAAGgcatttcaaagatctacaactttcattaggAAGTGTTGCCAAATTACCAACCTATTTTCACGAAAATGGCTTAGAAGTCAGACCTACTGAAATTTAGacgagtttgagaactcttacgaatTTCACTATTTgggttgacttcaaaacgactgctTATCACCCAATTTCATCCCAAATGGATTAATAtggctaaaatatcatcttattactagttttacactttcacacctaacccaaatttacggggtgttacagtcACCAATGAAGGAACATGGTTAAGTAAACTAAAATCTGTAGCTTCTTGCTCCTGAGAAAactgttttttgaaaaattcttcAGCCTCCACAGCCACTTGAGTAGCATCTTCTACCTAATCTCCATTTGAATTCGGAATTCTTTTAATCTGCAACCTCTTCCTTCTACCATTTACCAGATTATGGAAAATCTAGTATTTCTATCCCCTTCAGCATACCAAGTAACATTAGCCTTCTGTCTCCagatttcttcttcaaaatgCAAATACTTCTTTAGTTCAGCCTGTGCTTGTTGTAGCACCGTTCTGTTGCAAGAAGGATCCTCTTCAAATAGTTTTTCTTTGATCCTCACAATTTCTTCTCTAATAATCAGCTGCTTGAAAATATCTCCATAAACTTCTTTGCTCCATGCTGACAGAATCTTCTTTATGTGCTTCAGTTTCCGTTTAAACAACAAGGGTTGGCATCCAAATTACTTGACCAATTATCCCTAACTATGTTTAAGAAACCTTGATGCTCAGTCCAAAACTTCAGAAATCTGAATTGTCTAATATATGCCTGACTTTGTTCTTCCAAAGTAATGAACAAAGAAGCATGGTCTGAACCTGTCCTTGTGAGATGTTCAACTTCTACCTGTGCAAACCATTGCTGAAATTGTTGATTAATGAAAACTCTATCCAACCTCTCAAAGATGCCGTCTGAGCCTCctctaccattccaccaagtaaaaTGACTGCCTTTGAAACCGGTCTCCATCAATTCACAGGAATTTACACAAAAAGCAAAATCTTCATAGTCTTGAGGTTGGACTGGAATCCCCACCTATCTTCTCATCTTCATGTAAAACCACATTAAAATCCCCTCCAACTAGCCATGGAAGATTAATAGAGTCTGCCACCTGATAAATGTCATCACATAATTGTAACCTCTCTGATTCATTACATTTAGCATAAACTAAAGTAATAACCAAAGATTTATTCTGATCAAGAAGCACTAATTTAAAGAGATTTGTTGAGCTGTATCTGACAAAACTTGCACATCTTCATTGGCCTCaataaaataccaaattttGCCAGTACTATTTGGACCAACAATATTCATTTCCAATTTCCTCTTATAGATTTCAACATTCCTAGCCTGTTGGAAAGGTTCCATCAGAGCTATGAAAGTGAATTTATGATGTCTATGCAGCATTTGAAGCCTGTGAAATGCTTGCTGAGTTCTAACAGATCGTATAATCCATATAAAGGCTTTCATCATCATTTACAGTTGGATTTTGCTGCACCTCTCTTTGGCATCACTCTGACTGAAACTTGTGCTTCCACttgctttttccctttttttccacCCTTTACTACAGATTTTGGAGACAAAGCTGTAACTCTAATTGGAGAATCTTGAATGCTCTCTTCTTTGTCTTCTATCAAAGCAATTGCATTGTCATCTGATAATTGCCTCCTCTCCTCCTCTGATATATTGTGAGAAACCAGATCATGTAAATGCCTCACGGGAGAATCCTTTTTCAACCTTGAATCACTTGAACTGCTGCCCTTGTCTTCCATACTTTGAGTATCTACCTCATCATGTTATGGGGCGTCTAACTCCAGCTTTTaaggttttttctttctttctttcacatGGTAAATATGAGAATGAGCAAGCCGAAATGACGACAACGATAAGTCAACATTTAGGATTAAAACTCGTGACATTGCAAATTTGTTAAGTATAACATATTGATTAATTACTGAGCTACTCGGTCAGTATAATTCTtatgtttgtattatttttattataaaaagcATGATGATTCAAC contains:
- the LOC132061281 gene encoding uncharacterized protein LOC132061281: METGFKGSHFTWWNGRGGSDGIFERLDRVFINQQFQQWFAQVEVEHLTRTGSDHASLFITLEEQSQAYIRQFRFLKFWTEHQAWSKEVYGDIFKQLIIREEIVRIKEKLFEEDPSCNRTVLQQAQAELKKYLHFEEEIWRQKANVEDATQVAVEAEEFFKKQFSQEQEATDFSLLNHVPSLVTVGNLATLPNESCRSLKCLSNSRSPSSNGALC